A genomic region of Phenylobacterium parvum contains the following coding sequences:
- a CDS encoding 5'-methylthioadenosine/S-adenosylhomocysteine nucleosidase (Enables the cleavage of the glycosidic bond in both 5'-methylthioadenosine and S-adenosylhomocysteine), translating to MKLVQSGNRRILFIMAAPPEYGPALRARFTPLMTGVGPVEAGLAVGAALARLEASGQTPDVAVCLGSAGSRTLEQTGVYQVASVSYRDIDASPLGIPAGLTPYLDLPRELPLTVLLPDLPTVRLSTGGAVISGAAYDAIDADMVDMETFAVARACMAHGVPLAGLRGVSDGAEDLRHMDDWKAYLHVIDEKLAGVVDRILALAD from the coding sequence ATGAAGCTCGTCCAGTCCGGAAATCGCCGCATCCTCTTCATCATGGCCGCCCCGCCGGAGTACGGCCCGGCCCTGCGCGCCCGCTTCACGCCCCTGATGACGGGGGTGGGGCCGGTGGAGGCGGGGCTGGCGGTCGGCGCCGCCCTGGCCAGGCTGGAGGCGAGCGGGCAGACCCCGGACGTGGCCGTGTGCCTTGGCTCGGCCGGATCGCGGACGCTTGAGCAGACCGGGGTCTACCAGGTGGCCAGCGTGAGCTATCGCGACATCGACGCCTCGCCCCTGGGAATCCCTGCGGGACTGACGCCCTACCTCGACCTGCCCCGGGAGCTGCCGCTGACGGTGCTGCTGCCGGACCTGCCGACGGTGCGCCTGTCCACGGGCGGGGCAGTGATCTCGGGGGCCGCCTACGACGCCATCGACGCCGACATGGTGGACATGGAGACCTTCGCCGTCGCCCGCGCCTGCATGGCCCACGGCGTGCCCCTGGCGGGCCTGCGCGGCGTGTCGGACGGGGCCGAGGACCTGCGCCACATGGACGACTGGAAGGCCTATCTCCACGTCATCGACGAGAAGCTCGCGGGGGTGGTGGACCGGATCCTGGCGCTGGCGGACTGA
- a CDS encoding efflux RND transporter periplasmic adaptor subunit: MGLAVALALAACSGGQPPVAPTARAAAEGRLVLQLRTVQDLKPVSAELTTRDMAEARSRIGGLLVSLSVKEGDLVRRGQPIALVRDDRIGLLTGAYDAQAAAASAEAARAEADLGRIRTLFDQGVYAQARLDQAEAQAKAARAQLSAARAQRAASAELGAQGAILAPADGRVLLADTPVGSVVSAGQSLARITAGPPVIRISLPEAQARALKPGDIVRLAPEDLDGQTSEGIITEVYPSVGGGQTTADVSAPRLPVDAVGRRVRAWVSLGQRQALVLPRSHVATRYGIDYVALVRADGSAGEIPVQTAPGPSAAEVEILSGLKAGDVVAPAGATR, from the coding sequence TTGGGCCTGGCAGTCGCCCTAGCGCTGGCGGCCTGCAGCGGCGGCCAGCCGCCGGTGGCGCCCACCGCCCGGGCGGCGGCGGAGGGACGCCTGGTCCTTCAGCTCCGGACCGTCCAGGACCTGAAGCCGGTCTCGGCCGAGCTGACGACCCGGGACATGGCCGAGGCCAGGTCGCGGATCGGCGGATTGCTGGTCAGCCTTTCGGTGAAGGAAGGTGATCTCGTCCGGCGGGGACAGCCCATCGCCCTGGTGCGGGATGACCGGATCGGCCTCCTGACGGGCGCCTACGACGCCCAGGCCGCGGCTGCATCGGCGGAAGCCGCCCGGGCGGAGGCCGACCTTGGCCGGATCCGGACCCTCTTTGACCAGGGCGTCTACGCCCAGGCCAGGCTGGACCAGGCGGAGGCGCAGGCCAAGGCGGCCCGCGCCCAGCTGTCGGCGGCGAGGGCGCAGCGCGCCGCCAGCGCCGAACTGGGCGCCCAGGGCGCTATATTGGCGCCGGCGGACGGCCGGGTGCTGCTGGCGGACACGCCGGTCGGCTCAGTGGTCTCGGCCGGCCAGAGCCTGGCCCGCATCACGGCGGGCCCACCCGTCATCCGCATCTCCCTGCCCGAAGCCCAGGCCCGCGCCCTTAAGCCGGGCGACATCGTCCGGCTGGCGCCGGAGGACCTGGACGGACAGACCTCGGAAGGGATCATCACGGAGGTCTATCCCTCCGTCGGTGGCGGCCAGACCACGGCGGACGTCAGCGCGCCCCGACTGCCCGTCGACGCCGTCGGCCGCCGGGTGCGCGCCTGGGTATCGCTGGGACAGCGTCAAGCCCTGGTGCTTCCTCGCAGCCATGTCGCGACCCGATACGGGATCGACTACGTCGCCCTGGTGCGGGCGGACGGTTCGGCCGGCGAGATCCCCGTGCAGACGGCGCCCGGTCCTTCCGCGGCTGAGGTCGAGATTCTGTCCGGCCTGAAGGCTGGCGACGTCGTCGCACCGGCGGGAGCGACTCGATGA
- a CDS encoding DUF2256 domain-containing protein → MKARRKADLPTKTCPVCGRPFAWRKKWAKVWDEVKYCSERCRRA, encoded by the coding sequence GTGAAGGCGCGCCGCAAGGCGGACCTTCCGACCAAGACCTGCCCGGTCTGCGGCCGCCCCTTCGCCTGGCGGAAGAAGTGGGCGAAGGTCTGGGACGAGGTGAAGTACTGCTCGGAGCGGTGCCGCCGGGCCTGA
- a CDS encoding acyl-CoA dehydrogenase family protein translates to MDFEDTPEEAAFRAEARAWIDANAPKHLEAELKRAGFASSGIDSEDPMEASKAWQKKKAEAGWACLHWPKEYGGAARTPIERVIWGQEEGIYGSLSSPFIIGHGMCGPTVMDWASEDHKRRLLPPLASGEEIWCQLFSEPAGGSDLAGLRTSAVKADDSSGDWIINGQKIWTSGAQHSQWGLLITRTNPDAPKHKGLTMFFLSMSTPGVEVRPIKQANGQSGFNEVYFTDVRIPDDQRLGAVGQGWEVSLTTLMNERLSIGSGMSTGFPELFEFCLEAEIDGRPAVDDASVRSRLAQFAVKQSGLKYTGMRAITALSKGQTPGPENSIGKLVAGATMQELAMFALDIQGQSGAIQDESSPMNARFQQMLLRSPATRIEGGSDEILRNIIGERVLGLPGDIRVDKDVAFRDIPTSGRK, encoded by the coding sequence ATGGATTTCGAAGACACGCCCGAGGAAGCCGCCTTCCGCGCCGAAGCCCGCGCCTGGATCGACGCCAATGCGCCCAAGCACCTTGAAGCCGAGCTGAAGCGCGCCGGCTTCGCCTCCAGCGGCATCGACAGCGAAGACCCGATGGAGGCCAGCAAGGCCTGGCAGAAAAAGAAGGCCGAGGCCGGCTGGGCCTGCCTGCACTGGCCCAAGGAATACGGCGGCGCCGCCCGCACCCCGATCGAGCGGGTGATCTGGGGCCAGGAAGAAGGGATCTACGGCTCCCTCTCCAGCCCCTTCATCATCGGCCACGGCATGTGCGGCCCGACCGTCATGGACTGGGCCTCCGAGGACCACAAGCGCCGGCTCCTGCCGCCCCTGGCCTCGGGCGAGGAGATCTGGTGCCAGCTCTTCTCCGAGCCCGCCGGGGGCTCGGACCTGGCCGGCCTGCGCACCAGCGCGGTCAAGGCCGATGACAGCTCCGGCGACTGGATCATCAACGGCCAGAAGATCTGGACCAGCGGCGCCCAGCACTCGCAGTGGGGCCTGCTGATCACCCGGACCAACCCGGATGCGCCCAAGCACAAGGGCCTGACCATGTTCTTCCTGAGCATGTCGACCCCGGGCGTCGAGGTGCGGCCGATCAAGCAGGCCAATGGCCAGTCGGGCTTCAACGAGGTCTACTTCACCGACGTGCGCATCCCGGACGACCAGCGCCTGGGCGCCGTGGGCCAGGGCTGGGAGGTCTCGCTGACCACCCTGATGAACGAGCGCCTCTCCATCGGCTCGGGCATGTCGACGGGCTTCCCCGAGCTGTTCGAGTTCTGCCTGGAGGCGGAGATCGACGGCCGGCCGGCGGTGGACGACGCCTCGGTCCGCTCGCGCCTGGCCCAGTTCGCCGTGAAGCAGTCCGGACTGAAGTACACCGGCATGCGGGCCATCACCGCCCTGTCCAAGGGCCAGACCCCGGGTCCGGAGAACTCCATCGGCAAGCTGGTGGCCGGCGCCACCATGCAGGAGCTGGCCATGTTCGCCCTGGACATCCAGGGGCAGTCCGGCGCGATCCAGGATGAGTCCTCGCCGATGAACGCCCGGTTCCAGCAGATGCTGCTGCGCTCGCCCGCCACCCGCATCGAGGGCGGTTCGGACGAGATCCTGCGCAACATTATCGGCGAGCGGGTCCTGGGCCTGCCCGGCGACATCCGCGTCGACAAGGACGTTGCGTTCCGCGACATTCCCACGAGTGGGCGGAAATAG
- a CDS encoding cryptochrome/photolyase family protein, translated as MTDLVLILGDQLTAGVSSLRGRDPARTVVLMAEVMGEATYVRHHRKKIVLVLAAMRHFAAELAAGGWAVDFVRLDDGDNTGTLGGELERAVRRHGASAVFLTEPGEWRLRLEADGWAASLGVPVTVLEDDRFVASHADFEAWAEGRKALRMEFFYREMRRRTGLLMEGDAPAGGRWNFDAENRSPPAGGLFLPEPLRHAPDAVTRGVLDLVAQRFPDGFGRLEDFRFAVTREQALASLAHFVETTLPGFGDDQDGMLANSPYLHHAVLSPYLNIGLLEPLEVCMAVEAAWRAGRVPLNAAEGFIRQVIGWREYVRGVYWREGPAYIFRNALEARRPLPDFFWTGRTDMACLKAAIDQTLDLAYAHHIQRLMVTGNFALLAGVDPHAVHEWYLGAYADAFEWVEAPNTLGMSQYADGGLLGSKPYAASGSYIHRMSDYCGGCAYDVKVRSGPGACPFNRLYWDFIDRHAARFASNPRMAQSVRTLERMGEDRRREIRADATACLAELGL; from the coding sequence ATGACCGACCTCGTCCTGATCCTCGGGGACCAGCTGACGGCTGGCGTCTCCTCCCTGCGCGGGCGGGACCCGGCGCGCACGGTGGTGCTGATGGCGGAGGTCATGGGCGAGGCGACCTATGTCCGCCATCACCGCAAGAAGATCGTCCTGGTCCTGGCGGCCATGCGCCACTTCGCCGCCGAACTGGCGGCCGGGGGCTGGGCCGTCGACTTTGTCCGGCTGGACGATGGGGACAACACCGGAACCCTGGGCGGCGAACTTGAGCGGGCGGTGCGCCGCCATGGCGCTTCAGCCGTCTTCCTGACCGAGCCCGGGGAATGGCGCCTGCGCCTGGAGGCCGATGGCTGGGCCGCCTCCCTGGGCGTTCCGGTGACCGTGCTCGAGGACGACCGCTTCGTCGCCTCCCACGCCGATTTCGAGGCCTGGGCGGAAGGCCGCAAGGCCCTGCGCATGGAGTTCTTCTACCGCGAGATGCGGCGGCGGACCGGCCTGCTCATGGAAGGCGACGCCCCGGCGGGCGGGCGCTGGAACTTCGATGCGGAGAACCGCTCGCCGCCGGCCGGCGGGCTCTTCCTGCCCGAGCCCCTGCGGCATGCGCCCGACGCCGTGACCCGCGGGGTGCTGGATCTTGTGGCGCAGCGCTTTCCGGACGGCTTCGGCAGGCTGGAGGACTTCCGCTTCGCTGTGACCCGGGAGCAGGCCCTGGCGAGCCTGGCCCATTTCGTCGAGACCACCCTGCCCGGCTTCGGCGACGACCAGGACGGTATGCTGGCGAACTCGCCCTACCTGCACCATGCGGTGCTCTCGCCATACCTGAACATCGGCCTCCTGGAGCCCCTGGAGGTCTGCATGGCGGTGGAGGCGGCCTGGCGGGCGGGACGCGTCCCGCTGAACGCCGCCGAGGGCTTCATCCGCCAGGTGATCGGGTGGCGGGAATACGTGCGGGGCGTCTACTGGCGGGAGGGCCCGGCCTACATTTTCCGCAACGCCCTGGAGGCGCGCCGCCCCCTGCCCGACTTCTTCTGGACGGGTCGGACGGACATGGCCTGCCTGAAGGCCGCCATCGACCAGACCCTGGACCTGGCCTACGCCCACCACATCCAGAGGCTGATGGTGACCGGCAACTTCGCCCTGCTGGCGGGGGTGGACCCCCACGCCGTGCATGAGTGGTACCTGGGCGCCTATGCCGACGCTTTCGAGTGGGTGGAGGCGCCCAACACCCTGGGCATGAGCCAGTACGCCGACGGAGGGCTCCTGGGCTCCAAGCCCTATGCCGCCAGCGGGTCCTACATCCACAGGATGTCCGACTATTGCGGCGGCTGCGCCTACGACGTGAAGGTGCGGAGCGGACCGGGCGCCTGTCCCTTCAACCGGCTCTACTGGGACTTTATCGACCGCCATGCGGCGCGGTTCGCCTCCAACCCCCGCATGGCGCAATCCGTGCGCACCCTGGAGCGCATGGGCGAGGACCGCCGGCGGGAGATCCGCGCCGACGCTACGGCCTGCCTGGCGGAACTGGGCCTGTGA
- a CDS encoding YgaP family membrane protein: protein MTLDKAVLVFAGAVVLLSVLLSRFVHPLWILLAVFAGLNMIQAAFTGFCPAAMAFRKLGVKSGVAFR from the coding sequence ATGACCCTCGACAAGGCTGTCCTCGTCTTCGCCGGCGCTGTGGTGCTGCTCAGCGTCCTGCTGTCGCGCTTTGTCCATCCCCTCTGGATCCTGCTGGCCGTCTTTGCCGGCCTGAACATGATCCAGGCCGCCTTCACCGGCTTCTGCCCGGCGGCGATGGCCTTCCGGAAGCTGGGCGTGAAGTCGGGCGTGGCCTTCCGCTGA
- a CDS encoding ArsR/SmtB family transcription factor — protein MTDLAPQFRIADLQARAGAAARLLKLMANEQRLQLLCRLADGEAPVGELAACVGLTASATSQHLARMRAENLVATRRDAQTIFYRLADPAAERVLETLCDVFGGPAHGGR, from the coding sequence GTGACCGACCTTGCGCCCCAATTTCGGATCGCCGACCTCCAGGCCCGGGCGGGGGCGGCGGCGCGCCTCCTGAAGCTGATGGCCAATGAGCAGAGACTGCAGCTGCTCTGCCGCCTTGCGGATGGAGAGGCGCCGGTCGGGGAGCTGGCCGCCTGCGTCGGCCTCACGGCGTCAGCCACCAGCCAGCACCTGGCGCGGATGCGGGCGGAGAACCTCGTGGCCACGCGCCGGGACGCCCAGACCATCTTCTACCGGCTTGCCGACCCCGCGGCGGAGCGGGTGCTGGAGACCCTGTGCGACGTCTTCGGGGGCCCGGCTCACGGCGGGCGCTGA
- a CDS encoding efflux RND transporter permease subunit, whose protein sequence is MKLGLSGALTRATIASPLTPLFLLAAIAVGLLALVSIPREEEPQISVPMVDILVAAPGLKAADAVELVGKPLETIVKSAADVEHVYTFANDDQVLVTARFRVGVDPDAAAVRIHEKVRANYDRIPAGIPEPLIQTRGINDVPTVVLTLTPRPGDEARWTDQTLYEIAGKLRTEIAKVEDVGLTFIVGGRPEEIRIEPDPARMTARGVTLGALTEALRQANRSFPAGSLREAGQAIDLAAGRTLSSAAEAGMVTVTSAGGAPVLVRDVANVVQAPREDQARVWRMASVDGAWREAPAVSLAIAKRKGANAVVVSHAIHQRVESLKGGLLPANLEVAVTRDYGETANEKANELLFHLGLATLSIVVLIGLTIGWREAGVTAVVIPTTILLTLFASNLMGYTINRVSLFALIFSIGILVDDAIVMIENIARHWAMNDGRSRVDAAVEAVAEVGNPTVVATLTVVSALLPMLFVSGLMGPYMAPIPVNASAAMVFSFFVAVVIAPWLVVRFARKVLADKPGGHGHEAEGRLGALYRRMAGRVIATRASAWRFLIGVGLATLLACAMFATKTVTVKLLPFDNKSELQVVLDMPEGSSLEATGRALADAALVTRSLEEVTAIEAYAGTASPFNFNGLVRHYYLRNRPEQGDLSVTLKPKGERSRNSHAVALDLRRRLAGLDLPAGASLKVVEAPPGPPVMATLLAEVYGADPAQRRATAERVKAAFSSVPYIVDIDDSWGQPRPRLSLTTNRERMEALGVQEREIHDSLGAALGGQVVGYAHRGEGRDPLEIAVRLPQSARTWGGSLASLPVAHGPGGRLVELGEVTRAEQTLGSTAIFRRDGRDVDMVMAELAGAYEAPIYGLMAVDKALKSADWGDLPRPDIRLHDQPDDETRPTVLWDGEWEITWVTFRDMGAAFGVAILGIYVLVVAQFKSFKLPLVILTPIPLTLVGIVVGHILFRAPFTATSMIGFIALAGIIVRNSILLVDFIRHTPREGRSLREVLLEAGAIRFRPIVLTAAAAMIGAAVILFDPIFQGLAISLLFGLASSTLLTVLVIPAIYIVLRDDELPLVKGDTA, encoded by the coding sequence ATGAAACTCGGCCTCTCCGGCGCCCTGACCCGGGCGACCATCGCCTCACCCCTCACGCCCCTGTTCCTGCTGGCGGCGATCGCGGTCGGCCTCCTGGCCCTGGTCTCCATTCCCCGGGAGGAGGAGCCTCAGATCAGCGTGCCCATGGTGGACATCCTGGTCGCCGCCCCCGGACTCAAGGCGGCCGACGCCGTGGAACTGGTGGGAAAGCCCCTCGAGACCATCGTCAAGAGCGCGGCGGACGTGGAGCACGTCTACACCTTCGCCAATGACGACCAGGTGCTGGTGACCGCCCGGTTCCGGGTGGGCGTGGACCCGGACGCCGCCGCCGTCCGCATCCATGAAAAGGTCCGCGCCAACTATGATCGGATCCCCGCCGGTATACCTGAGCCTCTGATCCAGACCCGGGGCATCAACGACGTCCCCACCGTGGTGCTCACCCTTACGCCCCGGCCCGGCGACGAGGCCCGCTGGACAGACCAGACCCTGTACGAGATCGCCGGCAAGCTGCGGACTGAGATCGCCAAGGTCGAGGACGTCGGCCTGACCTTCATCGTCGGTGGGCGGCCTGAGGAAATCCGGATTGAGCCCGACCCGGCGCGGATGACGGCCCGGGGGGTCACCCTTGGCGCCCTTACCGAAGCCCTCAGGCAGGCGAACCGCAGCTTTCCGGCCGGCAGCCTCCGCGAAGCCGGCCAGGCTATTGATTTGGCCGCAGGGCGGACCCTGTCCAGCGCCGCCGAGGCGGGCATGGTCACGGTCACCTCAGCGGGCGGCGCCCCGGTTCTGGTCCGGGATGTCGCTAACGTCGTCCAGGCGCCCCGCGAGGACCAGGCGAGGGTCTGGCGAATGGCCTCGGTGGACGGCGCTTGGCGGGAAGCCCCGGCGGTCAGCCTCGCCATCGCCAAGCGCAAGGGCGCCAACGCCGTCGTCGTCTCCCACGCCATCCACCAGCGGGTCGAGAGCCTGAAGGGGGGCCTGCTGCCAGCCAACCTGGAGGTCGCGGTGACCCGGGATTACGGCGAGACCGCCAACGAGAAGGCCAATGAACTCCTGTTCCACCTGGGGCTGGCGACCCTCTCCATCGTGGTCCTGATCGGCCTTACAATCGGCTGGCGGGAAGCCGGTGTCACCGCCGTGGTGATCCCCACGACCATCCTGCTGACCCTCTTCGCCTCGAACCTCATGGGCTACACCATCAACCGGGTCAGCCTGTTCGCCCTGATCTTCTCCATCGGAATCCTCGTCGACGACGCGATCGTGATGATCGAGAACATCGCCCGGCACTGGGCGATGAATGACGGCAGGAGCCGGGTCGACGCCGCTGTCGAGGCCGTGGCCGAGGTGGGCAATCCCACTGTGGTCGCCACACTGACCGTGGTCTCCGCCCTGTTGCCCATGCTGTTCGTCTCAGGCCTGATGGGACCCTATATGGCACCGATCCCGGTCAACGCCTCGGCGGCCATGGTCTTCTCCTTCTTCGTGGCGGTGGTCATCGCGCCCTGGCTGGTGGTGCGTTTCGCCCGGAAGGTCCTGGCGGACAAACCGGGGGGCCATGGCCACGAGGCCGAGGGCCGCCTGGGCGCCCTATACAGGCGCATGGCCGGAAGGGTCATCGCCACCCGCGCCAGCGCCTGGCGCTTCCTGATCGGTGTGGGGCTGGCGACCTTGCTGGCGTGCGCCATGTTCGCCACCAAGACCGTGACGGTGAAGCTCCTGCCCTTCGACAACAAGTCTGAGCTTCAGGTGGTGCTGGACATGCCCGAGGGCAGCTCCCTCGAGGCCACGGGACGGGCCCTGGCCGACGCCGCACTTGTGACCCGCAGCCTTGAAGAGGTCACCGCCATCGAGGCCTACGCGGGGACCGCCTCGCCGTTCAATTTCAACGGCCTGGTCCGGCACTATTACCTGCGCAACCGGCCCGAACAGGGCGACCTGTCGGTCACGCTGAAGCCCAAGGGGGAGCGGTCGCGCAACAGCCACGCCGTCGCCCTGGACCTTCGTCGCCGACTCGCAGGGCTGGACCTGCCGGCCGGCGCCAGCCTGAAGGTGGTCGAGGCGCCGCCCGGCCCGCCGGTGATGGCAACCCTTCTGGCGGAGGTCTACGGGGCCGATCCCGCCCAACGCCGGGCGACCGCCGAGCGGGTCAAGGCGGCCTTCTCCAGCGTGCCCTACATCGTCGACATCGATGACAGCTGGGGACAGCCTCGCCCCCGCCTGTCCCTCACGACCAACCGGGAGCGGATGGAGGCCCTGGGAGTCCAGGAGCGGGAAATCCACGATAGCCTGGGCGCCGCCCTGGGCGGCCAGGTGGTCGGCTACGCGCACCGCGGCGAGGGACGGGACCCGCTGGAGATCGCCGTACGACTGCCCCAGTCCGCACGGACCTGGGGCGGGTCGCTGGCCTCCCTTCCGGTGGCCCATGGTCCCGGCGGGCGGCTGGTTGAGCTCGGCGAGGTGACCCGCGCCGAACAGACCCTGGGCTCCACCGCCATATTCCGGCGCGACGGAAGGGACGTCGACATGGTGATGGCGGAGCTGGCGGGCGCCTACGAGGCGCCCATCTACGGCCTCATGGCGGTGGACAAGGCGCTGAAGTCGGCGGACTGGGGGGACCTTCCCAGGCCAGACATCCGGCTCCATGACCAGCCGGACGACGAAACCCGGCCGACCGTACTCTGGGATGGCGAGTGGGAGATCACCTGGGTGACCTTCCGGGACATGGGCGCAGCCTTCGGCGTCGCCATCCTGGGTATCTATGTCCTTGTGGTGGCGCAGTTCAAAAGCTTCAAGCTGCCGCTGGTGATCCTTACCCCCATTCCCCTGACCCTGGTGGGGATCGTGGTCGGGCACATCCTGTTCCGCGCGCCCTTCACAGCCACGTCGATGATCGGCTTCATCGCCCTGGCGGGGATCATCGTTCGCAATTCGATCCTGCTGGTGGACTTCATCCGCCACACGCCAAGGGAGGGCCGGTCGCTTCGGGAGGTGCTTCTGGAGGCCGGCGCCATCCGGTTCCGGCCTATCGTCCTGACGGCGGCGGCGGCGATGATCGGGGCGGCGGTCATCCTGTTCGACCCGATCTTCCAGGGCCTGGCCATCTCCTTGCTCTTCGGCCTCGCCTCCTCCACCCTGCTGACTGTTCTGGTCATCCCGGCGATCTACATCGTCCTGCGCGATGACGAATTACCCCTCGTCAAGGGAGACACGGCGTGA
- a CDS encoding HEPN domain-containing protein → MAGQKTGKSAKAAPGRIAEGRHAEIKARHRALRADLPTAIDLKVHRALSWLDRAEQETEDEDTRFILLWIGFNAAYARRIDESFSSEQGRFKAFFRKLVDLDEKGRIYAVLWSRFSNEIRTLLVNPYVFPDFWRHHNGEPGFADWRARLEDDRRETLRLLGKQETREVLGPIFERLYVLRNQLVHGGATWNGRVNRDQVRDGAALLGRLLPAFIEIMMDHPRRDWGEPFYPVVQA, encoded by the coding sequence GTGGCTGGACAGAAGACGGGAAAGTCGGCGAAGGCGGCGCCCGGGCGGATCGCCGAGGGGCGGCACGCCGAGATCAAGGCCCGACACCGGGCGCTGAGGGCTGACCTGCCGACCGCCATCGACCTCAAGGTACACCGGGCGCTGAGCTGGCTGGACCGGGCCGAACAGGAAACCGAGGACGAGGACACCCGTTTCATCCTGCTCTGGATCGGCTTCAACGCCGCCTATGCGAGACGGATTGACGAGAGCTTCTCCAGCGAACAGGGGCGCTTCAAGGCCTTCTTCCGAAAGCTGGTCGACCTGGACGAGAAGGGCCGCATCTACGCCGTACTGTGGTCGCGGTTCTCGAATGAGATCCGGACGCTGCTGGTCAATCCCTACGTCTTCCCGGACTTCTGGCGGCACCACAATGGCGAGCCGGGATTCGCCGACTGGCGCGCGCGGCTCGAGGACGACCGCCGGGAAACCCTGAGACTTCTGGGCAAGCAGGAAACGCGGGAGGTGCTGGGTCCGATCTTTGAACGCCTCTATGTGCTCAGGAACCAGCTTGTGCACGGCGGGGCCACCTGGAACGGTCGGGTGAACCGCGATCAGGTCCGGGACGGCGCCGCCCTGCTCGGCCGCCTGCTTCCTGCATTCATCGAGATCATGATGGACCACCCGCGCCGGGATTGGGGGGAACCCTTCTATCCGGTCGTCCAGGCCTAG
- a CDS encoding acyl-CoA dehydrogenase family protein, translating to MNLDFSDDQKQLQDQIRRFLSEKCTPAVVRSGLEGGEPFSRELYRGLGEMGVLGVAIPEAYGGVGLSHLELCLAAEELGRALAPVPVASSIYLAAEFLLQAGTEAQKKAWLPRLASGEAVGTFAFVEGQGRMTADKVAAAARDGRLTGAKSPVADGDIADLAIVAARSGAGRGEAAISLFVVDLNGPGVTRETLASIDPTRSQARLAFDGAPAERLGGEGEGWAIASQVMDRAAILMAFEQVGGADRALEMARDYALDRMAFGRQIGSFQAIKHMLADMYVSATLARSNCYYGAWALASGSSELPVAAATARVSATQAFQHCAKNNIQVHGGMGFTWAFDCHLFYRRSNALALALGSLSTWEDMLITRLQGANTQAA from the coding sequence ATGAACCTCGATTTCTCCGACGACCAGAAGCAGCTGCAGGACCAGATCCGCCGGTTCCTGTCCGAGAAGTGCACCCCGGCGGTGGTCCGCAGCGGGCTTGAGGGCGGCGAGCCCTTCAGCCGAGAGCTCTATCGCGGCCTGGGCGAGATGGGGGTGCTGGGCGTCGCCATCCCTGAGGCCTATGGCGGCGTCGGCCTGTCGCACCTGGAGCTCTGCCTGGCCGCCGAGGAACTGGGCCGGGCCCTCGCCCCCGTGCCCGTCGCCTCGTCCATCTACCTGGCCGCCGAATTCCTGCTGCAGGCGGGTACCGAGGCGCAGAAGAAGGCCTGGCTGCCCCGGCTCGCCAGCGGCGAGGCCGTCGGGACCTTCGCCTTCGTCGAGGGCCAGGGCCGGATGACCGCCGACAAGGTCGCCGCCGCCGCGCGCGATGGCCGGCTGACTGGCGCCAAGTCCCCCGTGGCTGACGGCGACATCGCCGACCTCGCCATCGTCGCCGCCCGCTCGGGCGCCGGCCGGGGAGAGGCGGCCATCAGCCTCTTCGTCGTCGACCTGAACGGTCCCGGCGTGACCCGTGAGACCCTGGCCTCCATCGACCCCACCCGCAGCCAGGCGCGCCTGGCCTTCGACGGCGCCCCGGCCGAGCGCCTCGGCGGCGAGGGCGAGGGATGGGCCATCGCCAGCCAGGTCATGGACCGGGCCGCCATCCTGATGGCCTTCGAGCAGGTGGGCGGCGCCGACCGGGCCCTGGAGATGGCCCGGGACTACGCCCTGGACCGCATGGCCTTCGGCCGGCAGATCGGCTCCTTCCAGGCCATCAAGCACATGCTGGCGGACATGTACGTCTCGGCCACCCTGGCCCGGTCGAACTGCTACTACGGCGCCTGGGCCCTGGCCTCGGGCAGTTCGGAGCTGCCGGTCGCCGCCGCCACGGCGCGGGTCTCGGCCACCCAGGCCTTCCAGCACTGCGCCAAGAACAACATCCAGGTCCACGGCGGCATGGGCTTCACCTGGGCCTTTGACTGCCACCTCTTCTACCGGCGCTCCAATGCGCTGGCCCTCGCCCTCGGGTCGCTCTCGACCTGGGAAGACATGCTCATCACGCGCCTGCAGGGCGCCAACACCCAAGCCGCCTGA